In Eriocheir sinensis breed Jianghai 21 chromosome 10, ASM2467909v1, whole genome shotgun sequence, the following proteins share a genomic window:
- the LOC126996602 gene encoding titin-like isoform X13, whose translation MRPMKVVRKVVPAVRPIKVVRKVVPVMRPMKVVRKVVPAVRPMKVVRKVVPVMRPMKVVRKGVPSVRQGKVFVVHRVVEYVTPSVVTKRFPVVTQKKVLAKVPPTVTEGNIPVVTEKKVTENLIPSVTEGKVPVVTTEKVAEQVAPSATEEIVSVPKMQENVPVVTEEKAENLIPSVTEGKVPVATTEKVAEQAAPSATEEIVSVPKMQENVSVVTEEKAENLIPSVTEGKVPVATTEKVAEQAAPSATEEIVSVPKMQENVPGVTEEKAENLIPSVTEGKVPVATTEKVAEQAAPSATEEIVSVPKMQENVPVVTEEKAENLIPSVTEGKVPVVPQQEIVDKVAPSATEEKVPVVVKEKVIEQAAPQERVIEKVPPAATEEKVPVAVKEKVSEQAAPSGTEEIVTVPKEQEQVPVVTEEKVVEEVAPSVTEEKAPVVTNQTVVEKITPTATEEEVVTQRKLVEKVAPSVEENVVDIPKREEV comes from the exons atgaggccaatgaaggtcgttagaaaggtagtccctgctgtgaggccaataaaggtcgttagaaaggtagtccctgttatgaggccaatgaaggtcgttagaaaggtagtccctgctgtgaggccaatgaaggtcgttagaaaggtagtccctgttatgaggccaatgaaggtcgttagaaaggGTGTGCCCTCGGTGAGACAAGGAAAAGTCTTCGTTGTGCATCGAGTTGTTGAATACGTCACCCCTTCGGTGGTAACAAAAAGATTCCCCGTTGTGACACAGAAGAAGGTTCTTGCAAAGGTTCCCCCTACGGTGACAGAAGGAAACATCCCCGTTGTTACAGAAAAGAAAGTTACTGAGAATCTTATCCCCtctgtgacagaaggaaaagtgcCGGTTGTGACAACTGAGAAGGTTGCTGAGCAG GTTGCCCCTTCGGCGACAGAAGAGATCGTCAGTGTCCCCAAGATGCAAGAAAATGTCCCTGTCGTAAcagaagaaaaggctgagaatcttatcccctctgtgacagaaggaaaagttccgGTTGCGACAACAGAGAAGGTTGctgagcaggctgccccttcggcaACAGAAGAGATCGTCAGTGTCCCCAAGATGCAAGAAAATGTCTCTGTCGTAAcagaagaaaaggctgagaatcttatcccctctgtgacagaaggaaaagttccgGTTGCGACAACAGAGAAG GTTGctgagcaggctgccccttcggcaACAGAAGAGATCGTCAGTGTCCCCAAGATGCAAGAAAATGTCCCTGGCGTAAcagaagaaaaggctgagaatcttatcccctctgtgacagaaggaaaagttccgGTTGCGACAACAGAGAAGGTTGctgagcaggctgccccttcggcaACAGAAGAGATCGTCAGTGTCCCCAAGATGCAAGAAAATGTCCCTGTCGTAAcagaagaaaaggctgagaatcttatcccctctgtgacagaaggaaaagtgccggtagtccctcaacaggagaTTGTTGACAAGGTTGCCCCTTCggcaacagaagaaaaagttcctgttgtggtAAAAGAGAAAGtcattgaacaggctgccccacaagaaagggttattgaaaaggTTCCCCCTGcggcgacagaagaaaaagttcctgtcgCGGTCAAAGAGAAAGTTAGTGAACAGGCAGCCCCTTCGGggacagaagagattgtcactgttcccaaagagcaagaacaagtccctgttgtaacagaggaaaaggtcgTTGAAGAGGTTGCCCCCTCCGTAACAGAGGAAAAAGCtcccgttgtgacaaatcagacGGTTGTCGAAAAGATTACTCCTACCGCAACAGAGGAAGAAGTTGTCACTCAACGGAAGCTCGTTGAGAAGGTTGCCCCCTCTGTCGAGGAAAATGTAGTTGACATTCCAAAGAGGGAGGAAGTGTAG
- the LOC126996602 gene encoding titin-like isoform X22, producing the protein MRPMKVVRKGVPSVRQGKVFVVHRVVEYVTPSVVTKRFPVVTQKKVLAKVPPTVTEGNIPVVTEKKVTENLIPSVTEGKVPVVTTEKVAEQVAPSATEEIVSVPKEQENVPVMTEKEVENLIPSVTEGKVPVVPQQEIVDKVAPSATEEIVSVPKMQENVPVVTEEKAENLIPSVTEGKVPVATTEKVAEQAAPSATEEIVSVPKMQENVSVVTEEKAENLIPSVTEGKVPVATTEKVAEQAAPSATEEIVSVPKMQENVPGVTEEKAENLIPSVTEGKVPVATTEKVAEQAAPSATEEIVSVPKMQENVPVVTEEKAENLIPSVTEGKVPVVPQQEIVDKVAPSATEEKVPVVVKEKVIEQAAPQERVIEKVPPAATEEKVPVAVKEKVSEQAAPSGTEEIVTVPKEQEQVPVVTEEKVVEEVAPSVTEEKAPVVTNQTVVEKITPTATEEEVVTQRKLVEKVAPSVEENVVDIPKREEV; encoded by the exons atgaggccaatgaaggtcgttagaaaggGTGTGCCCTCGGTGAGACAAGGAAAAGTCTTCGTTGTGCATCGAGTTGTTGAATACGTCACCCCTTCGGTGGTAACAAAAAGATTCCCCGTTGTGACACAGAAGAAGGTTCTTGCAAAGGTTCCCCCTACGGTGACAGAAGGAAACATCCCCGTTGTTACAGAAAAGAAAGTTACTGAGAATCTTATCCCCtctgtgacagaaggaaaagtgcCGGTTGTGACAACTGAGAAGGTTGCTGAGCAGGTTGCCCCTTCGGCAACAGAAGAGATCGTCAGTGTCCCCAAGGAGCAAGAAAATGTCCCTGTCATGACAGAAAAAGAGGTTGAGAATCTTATCCCCtctgtgacagaaggaaaagtaccggtagtccctcaacaggagaTTGTTGACAAGGTTGCCCCTTCGGCGACAGAAGAGATCGTCAGTGTCCCCAAGATGCAAGAAAATGTCCCTGTCGTAAcagaagaaaaggctgagaatcttatcccctctgtgacagaaggaaaagttccgGTTGCGACAACAGAGAAGGTTGctgagcaggctgccccttcggcaACAGAAGAGATCGTCAGTGTCCCCAAGATGCAAGAAAATGTCTCTGTCGTAAcagaagaaaaggctgagaatcttatcccctctgtgacagaaggaaaagttccgGTTGCGACAACAGAGAAG GTTGctgagcaggctgccccttcggcaACAGAAGAGATCGTCAGTGTCCCCAAGATGCAAGAAAATGTCCCTGGCGTAAcagaagaaaaggctgagaatcttatcccctctgtgacagaaggaaaagttccgGTTGCGACAACAGAGAAGGTTGctgagcaggctgccccttcggcaACAGAAGAGATCGTCAGTGTCCCCAAGATGCAAGAAAATGTCCCTGTCGTAAcagaagaaaaggctgagaatcttatcccctctgtgacagaaggaaaagtgccggtagtccctcaacaggagaTTGTTGACAAGGTTGCCCCTTCggcaacagaagaaaaagttcctgttgtggtAAAAGAGAAAGtcattgaacaggctgccccacaagaaagggttattgaaaaggTTCCCCCTGcggcgacagaagaaaaagttcctgtcgCGGTCAAAGAGAAAGTTAGTGAACAGGCAGCCCCTTCGGggacagaagagattgtcactgttcccaaagagcaagaacaagtccctgttgtaacagaggaaaaggtcgTTGAAGAGGTTGCCCCCTCCGTAACAGAGGAAAAAGCtcccgttgtgacaaatcagacGGTTGTCGAAAAGATTACTCCTACCGCAACAGAGGAAGAAGTTGTCACTCAACGGAAGCTCGTTGAGAAGGTTGCCCCCTCTGTCGAGGAAAATGTAGTTGACATTCCAAAGAGGGAGGAAGTGTAG